The Flavobacteriaceae bacterium 3519-10 genome includes a window with the following:
- a CDS encoding Cob(I)alamin adenosyltransferase PduO has product MKIYTKTGDSGETALYGGTRVSKASARVEAYGNIDELNSFIGFAKAEISDDLVLTQLKKIQFDLFTVGSESATPTDKLTLANGKSRLSLMISETEIEELENWMDAFENELEPLQYFILPGGGKGATSLHICRTVCRRAERSLVYLNESEEVRPELIKYLNRLSDYLFVLARYVSKFNGDTEEYWNPNNR; this is encoded by the coding sequence ATGAAAATTTACACCAAAACCGGCGACAGTGGCGAAACCGCGCTTTACGGCGGCACCCGTGTTTCTAAAGCCTCGGCGAGGGTAGAAGCCTATGGAAATATCGATGAACTTAATTCATTTATCGGCTTTGCAAAAGCGGAAATCAGTGATGATCTGGTTTTAACTCAACTCAAAAAAATTCAGTTCGATTTATTTACAGTGGGGTCAGAATCTGCCACTCCAACGGACAAGCTTACTTTGGCCAACGGAAAATCGCGTCTTTCTCTGATGATTTCTGAAACCGAAATTGAAGAGCTCGAAAACTGGATGGATGCTTTTGAAAACGAACTCGAGCCGCTTCAGTATTTTATTCTTCCGGGCGGCGGAAAAGGCGCTACTTCCCTGCATATTTGCCGAACGGTTTGCCGCAGAGCCGAGCGCAGTTTGGTTTATTTGAATGAATCTGAAGAAGTTCGTCCTGAACTCATTAAATACCTTAATCGGCTTTCGGATTATCTGTTTGTGCTGGCGAGATATGTTTCGAAATTTAATGGCGATACGGAAGAATACTGGAATCCTAATAACAGGTAA
- a CDS encoding putative arginine decarboxylase has translation MKIKYSELIDQTLYFPTEEFNVSENTLLFHDIPLMDVVEQFGTPLKFNYLPKISMNIQRAKAWFKEAIEKNDYKKGYRYCYCTKSSQFAFVLEEALKNDISIETSSAYDMDIVKALYDKGKYDKDVEVICNGFKTDDYLAKISDLINSGFQNIVPVLDNYRELDKLTESIDTTFNIGIRIASEEEPKFEFYTSRLGIGYKDIIPYYSQKIAEHPNARLKMLHFFINTGIKDTAYYWNELYKCLRVYARLKKIAPEVDSLNIGGGFPIKTSLNFDYDYQYMVNEIVSQIKKFCEEEGVEEPNIYTEFGSFTVGESGGNLYKIISQKRQNDREKWNMIDSSFMTTLPDTWAISRHFIMLPLNRWDDTYERVFLGGLTCDSDDYYNSEQHTNAIYLPVFSDTKPLYIGFFHTGAYQETIGGYGGVHHCLMPQPKHILINKDEEGNFTYEVFREEQRPEDVLKLLGY, from the coding sequence ATGAAAATTAAATATTCAGAACTTATCGACCAGACTTTGTATTTTCCGACAGAAGAATTTAATGTCTCGGAGAATACGCTTCTGTTTCACGATATACCTCTGATGGACGTGGTAGAGCAATTTGGCACGCCGCTGAAGTTTAATTATCTGCCTAAAATCTCGATGAATATTCAGCGCGCAAAAGCCTGGTTTAAAGAAGCCATCGAGAAAAATGATTACAAAAAAGGCTATCGCTACTGCTATTGCACGAAGTCGAGCCAGTTTGCGTTTGTGCTTGAGGAAGCGCTGAAAAATGATATTTCGATTGAAACTTCGTCGGCCTATGATATGGACATCGTGAAGGCGCTCTACGACAAAGGAAAATATGATAAAGATGTCGAGGTGATCTGCAACGGTTTCAAAACTGATGATTATCTCGCAAAAATTTCAGACCTCATCAACAGTGGTTTCCAGAATATAGTTCCCGTACTCGATAACTACCGCGAACTCGATAAACTCACCGAAAGTATTGACACGACGTTCAATATCGGAATCAGAATCGCTTCCGAAGAAGAACCCAAATTCGAATTCTATACTTCAAGATTAGGGATTGGATACAAGGACATCATCCCCTATTACAGCCAGAAAATTGCGGAACATCCTAATGCGCGGCTTAAGATGCTGCATTTTTTCATCAACACAGGAATCAAGGATACCGCCTATTACTGGAACGAACTTTACAAATGTCTCCGAGTGTATGCGAGACTTAAGAAAATCGCGCCGGAAGTAGATTCACTCAATATCGGTGGTGGTTTTCCGATCAAAACATCTCTGAATTTCGATTACGATTACCAGTATATGGTGAATGAAATCGTGTCGCAGATCAAGAAATTCTGTGAAGAAGAAGGCGTTGAAGAGCCAAACATCTATACCGAATTCGGTAGTTTTACCGTTGGGGAAAGCGGCGGAAACCTTTACAAAATCATTTCTCAGAAACGCCAGAACGACCGGGAAAAATGGAACATGATCGACTCATCGTTCATGACGACTTTGCCGGATACATGGGCAATTTCGCGTCACTTTATCATGTTACCGCTGAACCGTTGGGACGACACTTATGAACGTGTTTTTCTTGGCGGATTAACCTGTGATTCAGACGATTACTATAATTCAGAACAACATACCAACGCGATTTATCTGCCGGTTTTCAGCGATACCAAACCGCTTTACATCGGGTTTTTCCACACGGGTGCGTACCAGGAAACTATTGGCGGTTACGGCGGCGTTCATCACTGTCTGATGCCGCAGCCAAAGCACATTCTGATCAATAAAGACGAAGAAGGCAACTTCACTTACGAAGTTTTCCGCGAGGAACAGCGGCCGGAAGACGTACTGAAGTTATTAGGATATTAA
- a CDS encoding RNA polymerase ECF-type sigma factor, which produces MQAMPETTHNFDQLYKEFSPRIYKLCLSYSGDRLFADDLHQETWIAVWNSLPKFRGESKIGTWIYRIAINTCLVGVKKHKNKADNSEAILSGLIHEETLDNSKEINRLYESISKLKENERIIITLVLEEKPYEEIAEITGITENNLRVKIHRIKKELHEIYLNHGRI; this is translated from the coding sequence ATGCAAGCCATGCCAGAAACGACGCATAATTTCGATCAGCTTTACAAAGAGTTCTCGCCCAGAATTTATAAGCTGTGCCTGAGCTACTCGGGTGACCGGCTTTTTGCTGACGACCTTCACCAGGAAACCTGGATTGCCGTGTGGAACAGCCTGCCCAAATTCCGCGGCGAGAGCAAAATCGGAACGTGGATCTACAGAATCGCCATCAACACGTGCCTTGTCGGAGTTAAAAAACACAAGAACAAAGCCGATAACTCTGAAGCGATTTTATCCGGCCTCATCCACGAAGAGACTCTCGACAATTCGAAAGAGATTAACCGCCTCTACGAATCCATCAGTAAACTTAAAGAAAATGAAAGGATAATTATCACGCTGGTTTTAGAAGAAAAACCTTACGAAGAAATCGCGGAGATCACCGGAATTACGGAAAATAATCTGCGCGTTAAAATCCACAGAATTAAAAAAGAACTTCACGAAATATACCTGAATCATGGAAGAATTTAA
- a CDS encoding Thiamin pyrophosphokinase has translation MDKTLLFINGLPPEQLPDTDAYSLIACSDGAFHYLKDKNFATEKLDFIAGDFDSHSGADDGIYQEKFIYTPDQEKTDFHKCLEIIEQRGFKEVDVYGGSGGEMDHFLGNLHTSFLFKDSIKITFFDEFSKYFLAPKKLVLERVEGLLVSLIPFPLASDVVTKGLNWELSGEKLAITSRIGSRNFAAADTVEISFGEGDLVVFIGRETYR, from the coding sequence ATGGATAAAACGCTTCTGTTCATCAACGGACTTCCTCCGGAACAACTTCCGGACACCGATGCATACTCTTTAATCGCGTGTTCCGATGGTGCTTTTCACTATTTAAAGGATAAAAATTTCGCGACCGAAAAATTAGATTTCATCGCCGGCGATTTCGACTCACATTCCGGTGCTGACGACGGAATTTATCAGGAAAAATTTATTTATACACCCGATCAGGAGAAAACAGATTTCCACAAGTGTCTCGAAATAATTGAGCAAAGAGGTTTTAAAGAAGTGGATGTTTACGGCGGAAGCGGTGGCGAAATGGATCATTTTCTTGGAAATCTTCACACATCGTTCCTGTTTAAAGATTCAATAAAAATCACGTTCTTCGATGAGTTTTCAAAGTATTTTCTGGCACCGAAAAAGTTAGTCTTAGAGCGTGTAGAGGGACTTCTTGTTTCACTCATACCGTTTCCTTTGGCGTCGGACGTTGTTACAAAAGGCCTTAACTGGGAACTCAGCGGTGAAAAACTGGCAATTACCTCCCGGATCGGAAGCCGTAATTTTGCTGCGGCAGATACCGTGGAAATAAGCTTTGGAGAGGGCGATCTGGTGGTTTTTATCGGACGGGAAACTTACAGGTGA